A genomic region of Luteibacter aegosomatissinici contains the following coding sequences:
- a CDS encoding alpha/beta fold hydrolase, whose amino-acid sequence MRKSILFALTALALATGSATFAADAAAPTGVKNIVIVPGAFVDGSGWRVVHDILIHKGYHVSVVQPRIETLADDVDQTREQIRKQDGPVVLVGHSYGGAVITQAGARDKVAALVYVSALVPEVGESVSQLVGSMPAPSNDIEATRDDHLFFNEAKFGTDFAGDLTKNRTDFMAISQVPAAKAAFNATLPVAAWHAKPTWAVVSTQDHALSPDLQRWMYKRAHAHVTEIDGSHVSYISQPEKVAAVIEEAARDAK is encoded by the coding sequence ATGCGTAAGAGCATCCTCTTCGCGCTGACCGCGCTCGCCCTGGCCACCGGCTCAGCCACCTTCGCCGCTGACGCCGCCGCACCCACCGGCGTAAAGAACATCGTTATCGTCCCTGGCGCCTTCGTCGATGGCTCCGGCTGGCGTGTCGTCCACGACATCCTTATTCACAAGGGCTACCACGTGAGCGTGGTGCAGCCGCGCATCGAAACCCTGGCCGACGATGTCGACCAGACCCGCGAACAGATCCGCAAGCAGGACGGCCCGGTCGTCCTTGTCGGCCACAGCTACGGTGGCGCCGTGATTACCCAGGCCGGTGCGCGCGACAAGGTCGCCGCGCTGGTTTACGTCTCGGCCCTGGTGCCCGAGGTAGGCGAGAGCGTCTCGCAGCTGGTCGGTTCGATGCCCGCCCCTAGCAACGATATCGAAGCCACCCGCGACGACCACCTGTTCTTCAACGAAGCCAAATTCGGCACCGACTTTGCCGGCGACCTCACGAAGAACCGGACCGATTTCATGGCGATCTCGCAGGTACCTGCCGCGAAGGCCGCTTTCAACGCCACGCTGCCGGTCGCGGCATGGCACGCCAAGCCCACCTGGGCCGTGGTCAGCACCCAGGACCACGCGCTCAGCCCCGACCTCCAGCGCTGGATGTACAAGCGCGCCCATGCGCACGTCACCGAAATTGACGGCAGCCATGTCTCGTACATCTCGCAGCCGGAGAAGGTCGCCGCGGTGATCGAAGAAGCCGCACGCGACGCCAAGTAA
- a CDS encoding DUF692 domain-containing protein encodes MTTSIPTFAGYGLGLRKEHYRDFLEGNVPVDFVEVISENFMVDGGQPRDILRRIREKHPVAMHGVSLSIGSSDGLDRDYLRRLRALADEIQPLFVSDHLSWSRVAGFSSHDLLPVPYTTEALDMVCRNIDMAQEALGRPMLFENPSSYVAFDGAEMAEWEFIDAMARRSGCGLLLDVNNVFVSAHNHGFDAHAFLAGIPAVHVRQIHLAGHTEGSGLLIDTHDQPVCDDVWSLYATARSLLGDVATMIERDDAIPPLPELLEELGIARAIGYHEDARREAA; translated from the coding sequence ATGACGACATCGATCCCCACCTTCGCCGGCTACGGCCTTGGCCTGCGCAAGGAGCACTACCGCGATTTCCTCGAGGGCAACGTGCCCGTCGATTTCGTCGAGGTGATCTCCGAGAATTTCATGGTGGATGGCGGCCAGCCACGCGACATCCTGCGCCGTATCCGCGAGAAGCATCCTGTCGCGATGCACGGCGTATCCCTGTCGATCGGCTCCTCCGACGGCCTCGACCGCGACTACCTGCGCCGCCTGCGCGCCCTTGCCGATGAGATCCAGCCGCTGTTCGTCTCCGATCACCTGAGCTGGTCGCGCGTCGCTGGCTTCTCATCGCACGACCTGCTGCCCGTGCCGTACACCACCGAGGCACTCGACATGGTCTGCCGCAACATCGACATGGCACAAGAAGCACTTGGCCGCCCCATGCTGTTCGAGAATCCTTCAAGCTATGTCGCTTTCGATGGCGCAGAGATGGCCGAATGGGAGTTCATCGATGCGATGGCTCGCCGCTCAGGGTGCGGCCTGTTGCTCGACGTAAACAACGTCTTTGTCAGTGCCCATAACCATGGCTTCGATGCCCACGCGTTCCTGGCGGGCATTCCCGCCGTGCACGTTAGGCAGATCCACCTCGCCGGCCATACCGAAGGGTCCGGCCTGCTGATCGATACCCACGACCAGCCGGTATGCGACGACGTGTGGTCGCTGTATGCCACGGCACGTTCATTACTGGGTGATGTCGCCACGATGATCGAGCGGGATGATGCCATCCCGCCGTTACCCGAATTGCTGGAGGAGCTCGGCATCGCGCGCGCCATCGGCTACCACGAGGATGCACGCCGGGAGGCCGCATGA
- a CDS encoding DNA-binding domain-containing protein, with product MNLATLQARFRNWLVTGDTAEAAAFGARAAPGLNVYQNNYRVQLMGCLEVSYPLLRRFMGDEAFRAAAITHIDQRPPRGWTLDHYGADFADTLRALYPRNPDLDELAWIEWMLGEAFVAGDAAIIDPQHLAHVDWEAAHLVIAPSLRLRHARTNADDVWMALRDDRNDIESEMLADEQGLIVWRRDHVARLRRADAVETTALVSLGHDSTFTGLCDTLVERLGEEAGIQRAGELLAGWLAAGIVTGVSAD from the coding sequence ATGAACCTCGCGACGCTACAGGCCCGGTTTCGCAACTGGCTGGTAACAGGCGACACGGCCGAAGCCGCGGCGTTTGGCGCCCGCGCCGCACCCGGCCTCAACGTGTACCAGAACAATTACCGCGTGCAGCTGATGGGCTGCCTCGAGGTCAGTTACCCCCTCCTGCGCCGGTTTATGGGTGACGAGGCGTTCCGCGCGGCCGCCATCACGCATATCGACCAGAGGCCACCCCGTGGCTGGACGCTGGATCACTATGGCGCCGATTTCGCCGATACGCTGCGCGCGCTGTACCCACGCAATCCCGACCTGGATGAGCTCGCGTGGATCGAATGGATGCTGGGTGAAGCGTTCGTGGCGGGCGACGCTGCGATCATCGACCCACAGCACCTGGCGCATGTGGACTGGGAAGCGGCCCATCTGGTTATCGCTCCGAGCTTACGCCTGCGGCACGCCCGTACCAACGCCGATGATGTCTGGATGGCGCTGCGCGACGATCGCAACGACATCGAAAGCGAAATGCTTGCCGACGAGCAGGGACTGATCGTGTGGCGACGCGATCACGTTGCCCGGCTGCGCCGTGCCGATGCCGTGGAAACGACCGCCCTCGTTTCGCTGGGCCACGATTCGACCTTCACGGGTCTCTGCGACACCCTGGTCGAGCGGCTTGGTGAAGAGGCGGGCATCCAGCGTGCGGGCGAACTGCTGGCTGGCTGGCTCGCTGCGGGAATCGTTACTGGCGTATCGGCGGACTGA
- a CDS encoding response regulator transcription factor codes for MRILLVEDETELADALRTALERHGLVIDVAPNLLQAGEALRQCVHDLVVLDRQLPDGDGVTLISKARECLPGVPVIVLTARGSLTDRIAGLDLGADDYLVKPFAVEELLARIRAVSRRQSPRDIPRATVANLSFDFGAHEAFIGQAPLRLPRRQLLVLEALCLRHGRTVSRNDLLEAVYDFDDEIQSNALDAHISKLRRSLDEAGAEVDIHVIRGVGYLLRSKVHGKAR; via the coding sequence ATGCGGATACTCCTGGTAGAAGATGAAACCGAGCTCGCGGATGCCTTGCGTACCGCGCTGGAGCGGCATGGCCTCGTTATCGACGTGGCCCCGAACCTGCTGCAGGCGGGCGAGGCGCTGCGCCAGTGCGTCCACGACCTGGTCGTGCTGGACCGCCAGCTGCCGGATGGTGACGGGGTCACCCTGATCAGCAAGGCACGGGAATGCCTGCCTGGCGTACCCGTCATCGTCCTCACCGCGCGGGGCTCGCTGACGGACCGCATCGCGGGCCTGGACCTCGGTGCCGACGACTACCTCGTGAAGCCGTTCGCCGTGGAGGAACTACTCGCGCGCATCCGCGCGGTCTCGCGCCGGCAGTCGCCGCGAGATATTCCGCGCGCGACCGTCGCCAACCTCTCGTTCGATTTCGGCGCGCACGAGGCGTTTATCGGGCAGGCACCGTTGCGCCTGCCACGGCGCCAGCTTCTCGTGCTGGAGGCGTTGTGCCTGCGCCACGGCCGCACGGTCTCGCGCAACGACCTGCTCGAAGCCGTGTACGACTTCGATGATGAAATCCAGTCCAATGCGCTGGATGCGCACATTTCCAAACTGCGCCGCTCGCTCGACGAGGCTGGCGCGGAGGTCGACATCCATGTGATCCGTGGTGTCGGTTACCTGCTGCGGAGCAAAGTGCATGGCAAGGCCCGGTAA
- a CDS encoding sensor histidine kinase, producing MARPGKSLAWQLTLRIVLPQGLIMLIGFIILGFQVHRDSVSYVDPEVTEAVPASLVRAADGSINLQPNDSLRERMQRFPDLWVVARDEAGHTFTQGHPPATLSPLLDRLDHLAVSDIHGTHAPYTDTMTIRVIDWGHDRLHIMIGGAPVANAGALATMIADYLTWRLLLPTVICTLIIVPIIVRRSMKSVRQVARHADAIDVEKRGAQLADETVPHEIQPLVRGFNAALTRVSEGYDVRDRFLASAAHELRAPIAILRARIDAMEPGTERTRLMGDVARLWNLAEQLLDLQRFNGDAAACQRLDLSKVAADAVADIAPLTLESGHDIEFDGAEQPVWIQGDALALSRVVMNLIQNAMMHAGEQGTISVAVNADGQLTVTDHGVGVPPDERNRIFEPFYRTRPSSSGTGLGLHLARQVVERHGGHIDVTDAEHGGACFRVKLPLTSA from the coding sequence ATGGCAAGGCCCGGTAAATCCCTCGCCTGGCAGCTCACCTTGCGGATCGTCCTGCCGCAGGGGCTGATCATGCTCATCGGCTTCATCATCCTGGGCTTCCAGGTGCATCGGGACAGTGTGTCGTACGTGGATCCGGAGGTCACCGAGGCCGTGCCGGCTTCGCTGGTGCGCGCGGCGGATGGAAGCATCAACCTGCAACCGAACGACTCGCTGCGCGAACGCATGCAACGCTTCCCGGACCTGTGGGTCGTCGCCCGCGATGAGGCCGGGCACACGTTCACGCAGGGCCATCCACCGGCCACGCTCTCGCCGTTACTTGACCGACTGGATCACTTGGCGGTGTCCGACATCCACGGCACCCACGCGCCTTATACAGATACGATGACGATCCGCGTCATCGACTGGGGCCATGATCGCCTGCACATCATGATCGGCGGCGCGCCCGTCGCCAACGCCGGCGCACTGGCCACCATGATCGCGGACTACCTCACGTGGCGATTGCTGCTGCCCACGGTCATCTGCACGCTGATCATCGTGCCCATCATTGTGCGGCGCTCGATGAAGAGCGTCCGGCAGGTCGCACGGCATGCCGACGCGATTGACGTCGAGAAGCGGGGTGCACAGCTCGCAGACGAAACGGTCCCGCATGAAATCCAGCCGCTCGTGCGTGGGTTCAATGCGGCATTGACCCGCGTCAGCGAAGGTTATGATGTGCGCGATCGTTTCCTGGCCAGTGCGGCGCACGAACTGCGCGCACCCATCGCGATCCTGCGTGCGCGCATCGACGCCATGGAGCCGGGCACTGAACGCACGCGGTTGATGGGCGATGTGGCACGGCTTTGGAACCTGGCCGAGCAGTTACTCGACCTGCAACGCTTCAATGGCGATGCGGCGGCGTGCCAGCGGCTGGACCTTTCTAAGGTGGCAGCGGACGCGGTGGCCGACATTGCACCGCTCACACTTGAATCGGGCCATGACATCGAGTTCGATGGCGCGGAACAGCCCGTGTGGATACAGGGCGATGCGCTGGCACTTTCCCGTGTTGTCATGAACCTCATCCAGAACGCGATGATGCATGCGGGCGAGCAAGGCACGATCAGCGTAGCGGTGAACGCCGACGGGCAGCTTACCGTGACCGACCATGGCGTGGGTGTGCCGCCGGACGAGCGTAACCGCATCTTCGAGCCGTTTTACCGCACACGCCCAAGTAGCAGCGGTACGGGTCTTGGGCTGCACCTGGCGCGCCAGGTGGTGGAGCGCCATGGTGGCCATATCGATGTGACCGATGCGGAGCACGGCGGCGCGTGTTTCCGGGTGAAGCTACCGCTCACGTCGGCCTGA
- a CDS encoding LytTR family DNA-binding domain-containing protein, translated as MPTPPGQQLDAAHRRRRWLMFLFWVVIFGTAAIGNVLTNRIDADRYHVPVTTWHIVINEVSSPLVSLLLLPFLLMACDRWPLHTDTWRRYVPFYIGGSVLWCVLHIAGMDLLRLAGYTLGGDAYDPGNLLLQFVYEYLKDVRTFFFIVTLSHAVEWFGRQMKGEASLLAEPDEGAPVEPVDRPERFLVRKLGRDFLVATADIEWAQASGNYVNLRVRGRDYPLRSTLAALEAKLDPAVFVRAHRSYVVHLAQVTAIEPLDAGEARLHMADGTVLPCSRRYREALRAVAAGAEPAVARA; from the coding sequence ATGCCCACGCCCCCCGGCCAACAACTCGACGCCGCCCACCGCCGCCGGCGCTGGCTCATGTTCCTGTTCTGGGTCGTGATCTTCGGTACCGCTGCAATCGGCAACGTGCTCACCAACCGGATCGATGCCGACCGCTACCACGTGCCCGTCACCACGTGGCACATCGTCATCAACGAGGTCAGCAGCCCGCTGGTCTCCCTGCTGCTCTTGCCCTTCCTGCTCATGGCTTGCGATCGCTGGCCGCTGCACACCGATACGTGGCGGCGTTACGTGCCGTTCTACATCGGCGGCAGCGTGCTGTGGTGCGTGTTGCATATCGCCGGGATGGATCTTTTGCGCCTGGCCGGCTACACGCTGGGTGGCGATGCGTACGATCCCGGAAATTTGTTGCTGCAGTTCGTCTACGAATACCTGAAGGACGTGCGCACGTTCTTCTTCATCGTGACCTTGAGCCATGCCGTGGAATGGTTCGGCCGGCAGATGAAGGGCGAGGCGAGCCTGCTTGCCGAACCGGATGAAGGTGCACCGGTTGAACCGGTGGACCGCCCGGAACGCTTCCTGGTGCGCAAGCTGGGCCGCGACTTCCTCGTGGCCACGGCCGATATCGAATGGGCGCAGGCCTCGGGCAACTACGTGAACCTGCGCGTGCGCGGGCGCGATTACCCGTTGCGCAGCACCCTGGCCGCGCTGGAGGCCAAGCTCGACCCGGCCGTGTTCGTGCGCGCCCACCGCAGCTACGTGGTGCACCTGGCCCAGGTCACCGCCATTGAGCCGCTGGACGCGGGCGAGGCTCGCCTGCACATGGCCGACGGGACGGTACTGCCCTGTAGCCGCCGCTACAGGGAAGCCCTACGCGCCGTCGCGGCGGGCGCTGAACCCGCCGTAGCCCGTGCCTGA
- a CDS encoding M61 family metallopeptidase, translating into MKSTLLASALLAALAGIGATAAFAADDVPAIQDGPFNGTVKVVVDATDTDHRIFRVKETVPAQPGKLTLLFPEWIPGHHSPTGPIDQFAGLIVKANGQRLEWTRDEYNVYAFHVDVPAGASSVDLEFQTLTPQDTRQGRIVMTPDIVNVQWNQVALYPAGYRADQVQFEPSVKLPAGFQFGTALEQASKDVDTVTFKNINFDDLVDSPIFAGRYFKRVDLDPNGRSPVHLNIVADSAKSLEIKPEALEIHRNLVKQMDKLYGARHYNHYDFLLALTDKLGGIGLEHHRSSENSASPNYFTEWDKSWLGRDLLAHEYNHSWDGKYRRGADLSTPSFNVPMGDSLLWVYEGQTQFWGNVVAARSGLVSQDQARDLLALVAATYDKGRPGLSWRNIQDTTNDPTIAQRRPLSYRNYQMSEDYYSGGQMIWLDVDTKLRELTKNKRSLDDFAKAFFGMKDGDWKVNPYTFDEVASTLNGIAPYDWAKYLRDRVDGHKGDLEGIERGGWKLVYNDKPSDAVKAFEARRHYTDLTYSAGFGVSSKGDISDVRWDSPAFNAGLSPGMHIVAVNGKEFDGDALKDAVTAAKGTSAPIELLVKNFDTYKTIKIEYHDGLKYPHLERDSSKPDWLTQLYKAK; encoded by the coding sequence TTGAAATCCACCCTTCTTGCTTCCGCGCTGCTGGCCGCCCTGGCCGGTATCGGCGCCACGGCCGCGTTCGCCGCGGATGATGTCCCGGCTATCCAGGACGGCCCGTTCAACGGCACCGTCAAGGTCGTCGTCGATGCCACGGATACCGATCACCGCATCTTCCGCGTCAAGGAAACCGTGCCGGCCCAGCCCGGCAAGCTGACCCTGCTGTTCCCGGAATGGATCCCGGGCCACCACTCGCCGACCGGCCCGATCGACCAGTTCGCCGGCCTTATCGTGAAGGCCAACGGCCAGCGCCTGGAGTGGACCCGTGACGAATACAACGTCTACGCCTTCCACGTGGACGTGCCCGCCGGCGCCTCGTCGGTGGATCTGGAGTTCCAGACCCTGACCCCGCAGGACACGCGCCAGGGCCGCATCGTGATGACGCCGGACATCGTCAACGTCCAGTGGAACCAGGTGGCGCTCTACCCGGCCGGCTACCGTGCCGACCAGGTGCAGTTCGAGCCGTCGGTGAAGCTGCCGGCCGGCTTCCAGTTCGGTACGGCCCTGGAGCAGGCCAGCAAGGATGTCGATACCGTCACCTTCAAGAACATCAACTTCGACGACCTGGTCGATTCGCCGATCTTCGCCGGCCGCTACTTCAAGCGCGTGGACCTGGATCCGAACGGCCGCTCGCCGGTGCACCTGAACATCGTCGCCGACAGCGCCAAGTCGCTGGAGATCAAGCCGGAAGCGCTTGAGATCCACCGTAACCTCGTCAAGCAGATGGACAAGCTGTACGGCGCGCGTCACTACAACCACTACGACTTCCTGCTCGCGCTGACCGACAAGCTCGGCGGCATCGGCCTGGAGCACCACCGCTCGTCGGAAAACAGTGCCTCGCCCAACTACTTCACCGAGTGGGACAAGAGCTGGCTGGGCCGCGACCTGCTGGCGCACGAGTACAACCACTCGTGGGATGGCAAGTATCGCCGCGGCGCGGATCTTTCGACCCCGAGCTTCAACGTCCCGATGGGCGACAGCCTGCTGTGGGTGTACGAAGGCCAGACCCAGTTCTGGGGCAACGTGGTTGCCGCCCGTTCGGGCCTCGTCTCCCAGGACCAGGCGCGTGACCTGCTCGCGCTCGTCGCCGCGACGTACGACAAGGGCCGCCCGGGCCTGTCCTGGCGCAACATCCAGGATACGACGAACGATCCGACCATCGCCCAGCGTCGCCCGCTCTCGTACCGCAACTACCAGATGAGCGAGGACTACTATTCGGGCGGCCAGATGATCTGGCTGGACGTGGATACCAAGCTGCGCGAACTCACCAAGAACAAGCGTTCGCTGGATGATTTTGCGAAGGCCTTCTTCGGCATGAAGGACGGCGACTGGAAGGTCAACCCGTACACGTTCGACGAAGTCGCTTCGACCCTCAACGGCATCGCGCCGTACGACTGGGCGAAGTACCTGCGCGATCGCGTCGATGGCCACAAGGGCGACCTGGAAGGCATCGAGCGCGGTGGCTGGAAGCTGGTCTACAACGACAAGCCCTCCGATGCCGTCAAGGCCTTCGAAGCCCGCCGTCATTACACCGACCTGACCTACTCGGCCGGCTTCGGCGTGTCGTCCAAGGGCGATATCTCCGACGTGCGCTGGGATAGCCCGGCCTTCAACGCCGGTCTCTCGCCGGGCATGCACATCGTGGCCGTGAACGGCAAGGAATTCGACGGCGATGCGCTGAAGGATGCCGTGACCGCCGCCAAGGGCACCTCGGCCCCGATCGAACTGCTGGTGAAGAACTTCGACACCTACAAGACGATCAAGATCGAATACCACGATGGCCTGAAGTATCCGCACCTCGAGCGCGACAGCAGCAAGCCGGACTGGCTGACCCAGCTGTACAAGGCAAAATAA
- a CDS encoding outer membrane protein — translation MNKVLLTAAAAAALSFASFSAAAATHDGAFISVNGGGAQYDISHTGWADKHDSAYGFTAGYRWVVDRPFSLGVEAGYVDLGKMSEKDDYSDRYYSDVVKYTQKGQAVLVGANGKWDLPHGFTITARLGVAHSRVKFKGNEYLSPEIPGYEPYHESRSSTDNGIYAGLGFGYDFTPNVGITVNYDHYSLKAEDVLGDKRGVDVSVYGAALEYRF, via the coding sequence ATGAACAAGGTTCTTCTCACGGCCGCTGCTGCGGCTGCACTTTCGTTCGCCTCGTTCTCGGCTGCCGCGGCAACGCACGATGGCGCCTTCATCAGCGTCAATGGTGGCGGCGCGCAGTACGACATCAGCCACACCGGCTGGGCCGATAAGCACGACAGCGCCTACGGCTTCACCGCCGGCTACCGCTGGGTTGTTGACCGTCCGTTCTCGCTGGGTGTTGAAGCGGGCTATGTCGATCTGGGCAAGATGTCCGAGAAGGACGACTACAGCGACCGTTATTACAGCGATGTGGTGAAGTACACGCAGAAGGGCCAGGCCGTGCTGGTCGGTGCCAACGGTAAATGGGACCTGCCGCATGGCTTCACCATCACCGCGCGCCTGGGCGTCGCCCACTCGCGCGTGAAGTTCAAGGGTAACGAATACCTGTCGCCGGAAATCCCGGGCTACGAGCCGTACCACGAAAGCCGTTCCTCGACCGATAACGGTATTTACGCTGGCCTCGGCTTTGGCTATGACTTCACGCCGAACGTCGGTATCACCGTGAACTACGACCACTATTCGCTCAAGGCCGAAGACGTGCTGGGCGACAAGCGTGGCGTGGACGTGAGCGTCTACGGCGCCGCCCTCGAATACCGTTTCTGA
- a CDS encoding outer membrane protein: MQKVLLSAAAAAALSLASFSAAAVTQQGAFIGVNGGQSHYDISHSYFSDHNDTAVGVVAGYRWVVDRPFSLGVEVGYADLGNMKGSQALTSGVYDVDYRAKFKGEVLLVGANGKWDLPHGFTITARAGFAHSRSKYNEDFYYTSTSACCANEEYHSRNQSTDNGVYGGLGFGYDFNENFGITLTYDHYALKAEDITSDKRTVNVGVTGLAAEYRFW; the protein is encoded by the coding sequence ATGCAAAAGGTTCTGCTCTCGGCAGCTGCGGCTGCCGCTCTTTCTCTCGCTTCATTTTCCGCTGCAGCGGTCACGCAGCAGGGCGCCTTTATTGGCGTGAATGGCGGCCAGTCGCACTACGACATCAGCCATTCGTATTTCAGCGATCACAATGACACGGCCGTTGGCGTCGTCGCGGGTTACCGCTGGGTCGTTGATCGCCCCTTCTCGCTCGGTGTGGAAGTCGGCTACGCCGACCTCGGCAACATGAAGGGTTCGCAAGCGCTGACGTCCGGCGTCTACGATGTCGATTACCGCGCCAAGTTCAAGGGCGAGGTGCTGCTCGTCGGTGCGAATGGCAAATGGGATCTGCCGCATGGCTTCACGATCACGGCACGGGCGGGCTTCGCGCATTCGCGAAGCAAGTACAACGAAGATTTCTACTACACCTCTACGTCGGCATGTTGTGCGAACGAGGAATACCATTCGCGCAACCAGTCGACGGACAACGGCGTGTACGGTGGCCTGGGCTTCGGCTACGACTTCAACGAGAACTTCGGTATCACCCTCACCTACGACCACTATGCGTTGAAGGCCGAGGACATCACCAGCGACAAGCGCACCGTGAACGTCGGCGTGACGGGCCTCGCGGCGGAATACCGCTTCTGGTAA